The Paenibacillus sp. FSL W8-0426 region ACGAAGCTATATAAGAAATACAAAGGCGTGCCGCCATCGCGGGGACGTCAGGCAGCGGAGAATGGAAGCTGAATCTGGCCGTCCGTTTGCTTCTGCCGGCTCCTCTAACGAACCGTAGACACCTTATTCTGCCCGAATCGCCACGCTTCAAAATGTAACGAACTTCAGCCACGCTATTTGGAGCAAAATGCCACAAACCGCGCTTTCCAACCACAGATAACGTGCCTCAGGTTCGTTACCATTTCAAATGCTCCAATACATGCCCTATAACGTGTCTCATGTTTGTTAGGGCTAGTGCCGAACCATAACATAAAACATCCCCCGACATGGAGGTGGGGGGGATGTTTTGGCTGCGGATGCTACTTCATTTCAGAAATCGCGAAAACAGGCGATTGGCCTTCTTTGACAAGTCCTCCAATTTGATATTGGCCTGATCCAGTTGGTTGTAGGCCCATTTAATCGTCTGCAGCATGCGCGGGGAGATCGGGGTGCCCTCAATGCGTGGATACACGTTGTAATAGGCCCAGACGAGATGCTCCCAGCGGTTGTCATTGCCGTCCTGGATATATTCCGAGACATCGAGTACCTTGGCTCGCCCGTTTTGGAGCAGTACGTTTTTCAAATGGATGTCGCGGGGGTTCAGCCCCCGTTCTCGGACCGCTGCACGTGCGGCGTCCACGTCGAGCATGACCTGCTCGGGTACAGGGATGCCTTGCTCCAGGCACTCCAGCAGCGTTGGTCCGGCTTCATGGCTGATTACGATCATGTTGGGGCCGCTGCCGTAATAGGTAGGAAAATAGGGCAGGCCGCGAAGCCGCTCATAGACTTTTTTTTCATGATCGAGCTTGTCCAGAGCATGATCCGAGTACACTTTGAAGGCGTATTGCGGCAACCCGTCATAGGCAAATACGGCTGCATCCGTGCCTGTGCCGATGCAACGGACGCCTTGGGCGCGCCCGATAATGTCGACGAGTTCGTTCCGGTCGCTTCCGATGACCCGGATCTGCTGCAACGCTTTTTCTGCCTGGAACCAATCGGGTTGATTCATGGGTGGTGCCTCCTTTGGGATATTGCCTGCAATCTATCTCATGCGGTTCACTGCGCAATTTCAGTGGTGATGAACGTATATTAACGATACGAATGAAATCCGAAACGGTTCCGATTCGAACCGGGGACGCTTTAGACAGATGACCAGCTAGCTTGCGGCGTTTTTGCCTGGTCCCTTATACTTGGTGCAGCAGCAGTTTTACATAAACTGCAATCACAAATCACACTTCAGAGATTGGTTCTGCCTCTCCGTTAACGTGTGAATGTTTTTTTGACGTTTATAGATGTTGTCCCGATCCATAAGCATCGAATGCACAAAAGTATAATCGCAGAAAGGTAGAATAAATCATGGCACAATATCCGCAGTGGTCTTATTCGCAGTCGCGGGCCAATATGTTCGATGAGTGCCTGCGCAAATATTATTATCATTATTATGGTGCCCACAATGGCTGGAAGACCGATCAAGCCGATGATATGACGGTCCGCCTTTATCGTTTGAAACAGCTTAGCAATCTGTATCTCGTCTTTGGTGACCTGGTGCACCGGATGTGCGAATCGGCCGTGCGCAGCAGGGATGAAGGACGGGAAAGGCCGCGCGTGCCTTTTCTGGAACAGACGATGCGCAAGCTGCTGAATGAGGCGTACCTGCAGTCGATGGACGCGGAGCAGTGGAGGCAAGATCCCAAAAACCGGGTTATGCTGTCCGAAATGTACTACGGGGACGACACGCTCCAGGAGCGGATCGGAACGATCAAAGAACGCATTACCGCCTGTGTGAACAGTCTGTACGATACGTTGACCTGGGAAGACTTGGCGCGCGCAAGCACGCAAATTCTGGAGATCGAGAAATGGGATACGATGATGCTGCACGATACGCGGGTGTACGTCAAGATGGACTTGTTGTATCGGAGAGGCAACGGCAACATCGTGATCGTGGATTGGAAAACGGGCAAGGAAGAAGATTTCTCGGACCAGCTCCTGCTGTATGCCGCATATGTAAGAGAGCACTATCGGGTGCCGCTGGAGCAGATCGAGCTGCGGGTGGAGTATCTGCTGAACGGAACGTACAAGCAATATGCAGCTACGCAAGAGGATTTGGCGAGGGCGGAGGAAAAAGTCGGACGGTATATCGAGGAGATGAAGTCCTGCGTGGCGGACGAGTATTACAACAGGCCAAAAGACATTTCGTTCTTCACCCCGATGCCTTCGCGCCGGGCTTGCCGGGATTGCAATTTCCGCGAGGTATGCAGCGAACGCGTGATGTGAATTCAAACGGCCATTCCACATACCATGATGCATGCGAAAGAAACCGAAGCGCCAGCCTGGACCACCCACGGTCCGGACTGGCGCTTCATGCGTTCCACAGCCGGCAGCGGACTGCCATGTGGAACGGCAAGCGGCAAGATTACTGGACGTCGGCGCCGTCTTGCAGCGCCTGTCCGGGCGGTACATAGGCGTGCCCGAGATCGCGGGCAACCGCCTCGTACGTGATATGTCCATTCAGCGCGTTCACCGCGCTGCGAATGGACGAACTGCCGCGAATCGCGGCGGCTGCACCCTGGTTTGCCAGCTGCAGCGCATAGGGCATGGTGGCGTTGGTCAGCGCCACCGTGGAAGTACGCGGAACGGCGCCAGGCATGTTCGCCACCGCGTAATGCACGACGCCATGTTTCACATAGGTCGGATGGTCGTGAGTGGTGATGTGGTCGATCGTCTCGACGATCCCGCCCTGATCAATCGCCACGTCCACGATCACCGAACCGGGTGCCATGGCGGTGACCATCTGCTCGGTGACCAGCTTGGGCGCTTTGGCGCCCGGAATCAGCACCGCGCAGATGAGCAGGTCGGTTCCGGCCACGGCGGCCGCAATGTTGGACGGACTGGATACCAGCGTCTGAATCTGGTTGCCAAAAATATCGTCCAGCTGGCGCAGCCGATTCAGATTCAGATCGAGGATGGCGACGTCCGCTCCCAGCCCGATGGCGATTTTGGCCGCATTGGTGCCCACCGTGCCTCCGCCGATGATCGTAACCTTGCCGCGGCTCACGCCGGGCACGCCGGAGAGCAAAATGCCTTTGCCGCCTTTGGGTTTCTCCAGCAGTTGGGCACCGATCTGGGCTGCCATGCGCCCGGCGACCTCGCTCATCGGCGTGAGCAGCGGGAGCGATCCGTTGACTTCAAGCGTCTCGTAGGCCAAGGCCGTCACTCGGCTCTGCACCAGCGCAGCGGCCAGTTCGGGCTCTGCAGCCAAGTGCAGGTAGGTGAAGAGAATCAGTCCGGGACGGAAGTATTCGTACTCGCTGGCCAGCGGCTCCTTCACCTTAAGAATCATGTCGGCTTCCGCCCATACCGTCTTGGCCTGTGCCGTCACGACCGCGCCTGCGGCCTGATACTCGCCGTCGGTAAAGCCGCTGCCGAGTCCCGCACCTTGTTCAATGACCACCTGATGGCCGGCCCGGACGAAATCAGCGGCCCCGGCAGGGGTAATGGCAACGCGGTTTTCATTGTTTTTGATTTCTTTGGGAATTCCGATTCTCATAGCCATGCACCTCGTCCATGATAAGGTTGTTCGCTTACACGTTTAAGTGTATGAATAGAATGGCCGTTTGTCACCTTGCTTTATGTCTAATGTTTTGCAGGAAGGATTCAACATTTGCCGAAAACATCATTGAGGACACTTGTCCTCGGTGAATAAATGTGAAAAAATGACATTACAGAGGTAATTGCCATGGAACGATGATCGAAAGGTCTGATCCGCATCAATGTCATTCTCTTGCACGGACAAGCCGAAACAGAATCGATGTAAACCTGGATGGAAGGTTGCGAATGGAGGCTGCATGCATTCCTTTGACATGGGATGGAGAGGATGGATCGGTCCAACATGTTTGCCTTTCAAACCGTCTGTTAGGTGAAGGCACATGCATGGACCGTACGGAAATCGCGTAATGGTTTAATAATTTCTGCTGACTCGGCGAATCTGGTCAAAATCCGGTTTCGGTATGGCGGAGCGGAACTGGGACCGGCGGCCCCGGAATAGTTTCGGCTGATTTGCGAAAGGGGCCAGCGTTAACGAATCGGGGGCAACCAAACGGTATGGGGCAGTTTCGCGCTCGGCAGGGACGGGGTGTTTCATTGATTCGGATGCTGCGGTATGTTGGCGAAGCCATTCATGAAGGGAATCACTGCTGATTCCGAGTTGTCCGCTCAGATTACAGATGTCGAGTTGTTTTCTCACATAAATCCGCCTTTCTGGAATATCGGGCTAATGGGCTTGAAAGGAAGCGTGATCATATGGCTGCGGCTCAATAGTTTCAACTCCGTGCAGCATGCAGCGACAATGAGGGAGTTGGTCTCGACTGGTACAGACACGAACTTCGGCTATAAGCGTTCGGTCTCCCGGAACCTTCGATCGGCGTTTATTTACATGAAAGAACGGAAACGGCTGGTGAAAAAGCGCTTTCCCGTTGATGTCTGATGTTATTTTCTATAAATTGGCTTTTATCGAAATTTTATCATTTGCAGTGTCGTTGTGCGTCTCAATATAGTCTCAATTTTAGATGAAATGATTGTAAAAGTATCAGGACTCAGTACGGAGGCTACGGATGGAAAACAGTGACGAGAGACGGTTTGACAGCCACTTTGATCATGACAAACGTTTTGTTGGACGAGCGAAGGAATTGAAGTTGTTGAATCGCTGGTTTGGCGATCCGGGAGCACCCCTTACCATTTTTTCGGTGACGGGTATGGGGGGGATCGGGAAATCCTCGCTGCTGTCGGAAATGCTGGAGATATCCCGTGACCGGGGAGCAACGGCCATCTGGATGGACGGCAGGTCCTGCGGTCCGACGCCTTCGATCTTTTTGGAATACCTCTCTTCAACGATCGGACTGGAGATGATGGGGAGCGAAAGCGAGTTCGGTCCGCTGCATGTTCTGACTCAAGCCTCGGCTCGGAATAGGCTGGTGATTGCCGTGGACAATTATGAAGAGCTGGCTTTGCTGGAGCATTGGTTCATGGAAGTGTTTGTCTCCAAGCTGCCGACCAGCGGCGTATTGATCGTGCTCGCTTCGCGCCCAGAGCCTGTGCTGACATGGAAATCGCACCCCCGCTTGCAGCAGCTTTTTGTGCGGATGCCCTTGCAGCATTTTACGGATGAGGAAATTACGGCATATATTGCAGGGGCAGGATTGCCGAACCGAAGCGTTGAAGGCAAGATAGCGCGCATGACGGACGGCCATCCGCTGGGGCTTGCCTTGGCGGTTGAGGCAGCGGACCAAAGCCGGGATGTGCCGTTATCCGAGTGGACGGAAATGTCGCACGCGATCAGCGCCAGGCTGCTGCTGGAGCTGACGTCGCCGCGGCTGCACCCGATGATCGAGGTGCTGACGCTTCTGGAAACCGCAAATCAGGAAGTGTTGTCCGCCGTGCTGCAATCCGAGGTGACTACCGAGGAATATCACGCCCTGCGGCGCATGTCTTTTATTCGTTCCGGCCCGAACGGTTTGGCCTTGCATGACATGGCAAGAATTCATCTGCTTCGGGACTTCAGGCAGCGTGAACCCCGGCGCCTGCAGCAGATGCGTGTACGGATCGCCAATCTGTTAAGGCCGCTGCATGAAAAGGCGAGATCGCATGATCAGCGGCAAATCGCAAGAAAGATGCTGCTGTTATGCCAGGAATCGATGCTGCAGCATCGCCAATACGCAGACGTGTCGGCGGATGCCTTGTTTACGCCGATGGAAGTGATGCGGACCGAGGATTTGCCTGCGCTTCAACGTTTGATGCAGCATTGGACCGAGTATAGCGTGGAGCCTTGGCAGGCGCCTCCTTACAGACCGTTTTTGGATGAGTTGGCCGAACGTTATCCGGAAGGAATTGTGCTCATGCGGGACAGGTCGGGTGACCCGATCTCCATGTTTATAACCGTGCTTGTGCATCGGGAGAGCAGCAAGCTGCTGATGAAATATTTTCCTGTCGAGATGCAGGAGTGCTTCACCCCCGAAGAGCTGGATTGCGACCCGGACGAGACGGATACGCATTATGCCGTTATGGTCACGGCAAAAAACGATGTGAGGGGATACACGCGGGAAGAACTCGTCGGATACATGTGCCTGGACCGGCTGTCCCTGCTTGGCGATGGGACCAGGGTTATGCTGGTGGCGACCAATCCGTATCTTAAACTGTTTTTGCAGAGCATCGGCTTTCAAATGAGAAAAACCCGAAGCCGCGTTTGTGATTTGTATGACCAGCCTGCGGATGTCATGTACCTGGATTTTCGCAATGGCCGATTCGGAGATTGGGTGATGTCACTGCTGAATCCGGAAACGGAGAACGGGAAGTTTCATCAGAACGCTGCGGACGAGAAACGCCGGGCCTGGTCCGAGGCGGATATGCGTAAACTGTTGTCCAACTTGCATTCCCCGGCAGATTTGCAGGAATACGCTGCGCAAATGAAAGACATGAAGGATGGCATGCAGCTGCAATTGCATATTCTGGACATGCTGGAGGGAAGAAAGCCGGGGATTAGCGATCAGGACCAACGATTGCTGCATGCCCACTATTGGACGCATGCCGGCAATCCGACTGCCGCGGCAGAGGCTTGCTCCATGAGCAGGGCCACCTTTTATCGCCACCTGCGCAATGCGTTGATCCGGTTGGCGCGAATGATATAGATGGACAATCCGAAGAGGCCGGTCACAGACCGAGCCTCTTCATGCGGTTATAGAGCGTTGCCCTGGAAATGCCGAGCCGCTTCGCCAGCATACGTTTGTTGCCTCCAACCGTTTCCAGGCATTGGAGCAGAAGATCCGATTCGTATGCATCCATCTGCTTTTTATAGGCCAGGGGGGAGACTTCGAAGAGCAGACCTTCGTTTCCGGCTTGGTTTGTATCACGCACGGCCCCGGCCGAATGGAGAGAGGACCGTGCTGGCATGGATCGAAGCGGCATGCTCCCTTCCGTTGTGGACGGTTTCGGATCCATGGAAGCGGTGAGGGATTCCGGCAAATATTCAGGCCTGACCTCCCCGTCCGTCGTCAGGATGGCAATGCGTTCGATCACGTTTCGGAGTTCCCTGACGTTTCCGGGCCAGTCATAGCTGAAGAGCATCTTGAACACTTCCGAAGGGAGCGATTCGATATGGCGGTTGTATAGCAGGGAAAACTCTTGAAGGAATGTCCGCGTCAATTCGTATATGTCTTCCTTGCGCATGCGCAGCGGAGGGATGACGAGATTGATGACATTCAGACGATAGTAGAGATCTTCCCGAAACTGGTTGTTCGCAATCATGCCTAACAGGTTTTGATTGGTAGCGGCGATAATCCGGCAATTGGCCTGCTTCATGCGCGTTCCGCCAACGGGAAAGTAACTTTTCTCTTGCAGCACGCGCAGCAGCTTTACCTGAAGCTCCAAGGGCATTTCGCCGATTTCGTCCAAAAAGAGCGTGCCTCCGTCGGCAAGTTCAATTTTCCCCTTTTTACCTTTGGGGTCAGCACCGGAAAATGCCCCTTTCTCGTATCCGAACAACTCGCTCTCAAATAAGGAAGCGGGTATGGCACCGCAGTTAATGGCAATAAAAGGTGCAGTCTGCGGTTCGCGCAGGTCATGAATGGCTTTGGCGAACAACTCCTTGCCTGTTCCGCTCTCCCCGAGAATAAGCACGGTAGCCGAGGTTGTACTGATCTTGCGAATCGTTTCCAGACACTGCTTCAGTCCCGGACTGCTGCCCTTGATTCCCGCAAACGGATCGGAATCGGGGCGCAGACGGGCGACCGTCTTCTCCAAATGCTGGACTTTGGATGACATATGTAACAATTCCTGGTGCAGGCGAATTTCAGTGGTGATGTCTACTTCGGCCGCAACCGCGCCCACGATGCATCCATCGAGCACCACTGGACGCGCGTTGATGAGGGCAAACAGATCGGGCCGGGGCTGATGCTGTTTGCGGTAGACCGTTTCGCCGGTATACAACGTTTTGAGCGACTGAAGCCGCTCAGGCGGGAAGAAGTCTGCAGCCGGCTGCCCGACGATGTCTTCTTTGCGGATGGAAAAAACGTGCTCGGCACCGGACGTCCAATACGCCACCTTCGCTTCTTCATCGATCAGGGTCAGCGCTGAACCTGCGGTTTCCAACGTGGTTTCCAAATAAGCCTCCAGGAGGCGATGAGCCTGCAGCATGTGCTGCAAAACATCCGCTGAGGCAATATATCCCTGCGGCGGGCCTTCGTCTTGAATCAACAAGTAAGGACTCTCATTGAAACAGGCAATAACCTCGGCCCAATTTGCAGAAGAAGGGATTGCAGGCAGGGGGAGGGAAGGATCCCGATCCCACTTTCTCAGGTCTGTCCGCAAAAGGGACATGAGGTCAGGAAGCAAATGTTTCATCGGTTTCACCTCAGTCGAAGCATCACGATTAGACACGTTACTGTTGCACTGGCCAAATTGCAATGCGCATGATGGTTGAGAAATAATCGTTGCACATATTATATCGCTTAAACCAACTGGTGTATATATTTTTTGACATGGAGCGTAGGGGTTAAAGGAAGACACTCACGAGTGGATTGGAATGGCAAACGGTTTCATTGAGGTTCAAGTTAAGAAACATTACATTTTGGTGTGATTCGTATAATCGAATATAAGGTTGAGGTGTCCTGAATTTTGGACATTTCCATGCTGGGATGCTTATTTTTTTTGACATTGCGTCAAGCTGGCGTTGCGTGCGGTCCCCAATCGAAAAAAACCATGCGGCCCCCAAAAGTGGACCACATGGTTTTCCTTTAAAGTCTTCGTCTATCTGAACATGTTTTTAACGACCATCCAGAGATTTGCCGGTTTCTCGGCCAGACGCCGCGTGTAATACGGGTACCACATGGTTCCATAGGGAACGTAGCAGCGAACGCGATACCCTTCCCGAGCGAGCCGCTCCTGTTCGTTCATGCGCAGTCCGTATAACATTTGAAACTCGAATGCATCGGGAGAGATGGCGCGGTCTTTGGCGTACTGTTTGGTCCATGAAATAAGTTGATCATCGTGAGAGGCAACCGCCGTATAGACGCCTTGGTCGAGATGCTGGCGAATCATGGATTTGAACTGTTCCATGACCTCGGAGGCGTTCTGATAAGCTACTGCGGCAGGCTCTTTGTATGCCCCCTTAACGAGGCGGAGCTTGATGCCTTCACGGATCATGTCCCGCGTATCCTGCTCGCTCCTGTGCAAATAGGCTTGCAGCACGGTCCCCGTGTTATCGAGCCCTTCTGCGTGAAGACGGCGAACGATGTCCAAGGTAGCCTGGGTAAACGGGCTGTCCTCCATATCGATCCGCACGAAAAGATCATGCAGCTTGGCCTCGGCGGCCACCGCACGGATATTCCGATATCCCTCTTCAGGATCAAGTGCAAGGCCCATCTGGGTTGGCTTCAAAGACACGTTGGAGTTGACGCGATAGCGCGTGATGCCCTCCACGAGCCGAATGTATTCGTCCCGGTACAAGGCTGCCTCGCTCAAACGGGTAATGCCCTCCCCCAGATGGTCCAATGTGGCCATAATGCCTTTGTTGTTCAGGATGCGAATTTCTTCGAGAGCTTCATCCAGCGTGCTGCCTGCGATAAATTTGCTTGCCAGCCTTTTGCCGTATTTGACGGACAGACGCTCGATGGTTTTATTGCCTGCGACGGTCAGCAACGTTTTGCGGTACATTTCCGTTCCCATACTCATGGGGGCTTCCTCCTTATGATCATACTGCATATGCTTTGATACGAAGCAAGAAACATGCCAAATGCTGCAATCCAAAAAAATAATCATTCCCCCGATTGGAGTTGGCACGGAACTTGCTACATATATTGGGTGATAAGCAAAACGCATGGCAATCCAGGATATATAAGCCGCAAATAATCAAAACACACGTTAACGGAGAGGCAGAACCAATCTGGGCCTGCGAACCCAACATTTGAAGGAGGAATCATTCATGAACATTCCTTTTGTTAACGAACCGTTCACGCCATTTAGCATCCCGGCCAATAAGGAAGCATTCGAACAAGCGCTGCGCAAGGTGGAATCCGAACTCGGAAAAGACTATCCCCTTATCATTGGCGGGCAAAAAATAACGAGTCCCCGTAGGTTAAACTCCGTGAACCCGGCCGCCAAGGATCAGGTCGTTGGCACCGTTTATCAGGCAGACCGGGAACTGGCGGAGCGGGCTGTCCAGACGGCTGCCGAGACGTTTAACCGCTGGAAGCATACCGATCCGAACGAACGCGCACGGTATTTATATAAGGCAGCAGCGATCATGCGCCGCCGCAAGCATGAGTTTTCCGCCTGGATGGTATATGAAGCGGGCAAAACATGGCCTGAAGCAGATGCGGACACGGCCGAGGCCATCGATTTCATGGAATTTTACGCCAGGGAAATGCAGCGCCTCAGCGAACCCCAGCCCTTGACCCGCATTGCAGGCGAAGACAATGAGCTGTCGTATATCCCGCTAGGCGTAGGCGTCGTCATTCCGCCGTGGAATTTCCCGCTCGCCATCATGGCTGGCATGACGTCGGCCGCGTTCGTTTCCGGCAATACCGTCGTTTTGAAACCGGCCAGCACTACGCCGGTAATTGCGGCCAAATTCATGGAACTGCTGGCTGAAGCGGGCGTGCCGGATGGCGTCGTGAATTATTTGCCGGGGCCGGGCAGCGAAGTGGGGGATTATTTGGTCGATCATGCGTTAACGCGTTTCATCAGCTTTACGGGCTCCAAAGATGTCGGTTTGCGAATCAATGAACGCGCAGCCCGCACGGCGCCGGGACAGAAATGGATCAAACGGGTGATTGCCGAAATGGGAGGCAAGGATTCCATCATCGTGGACGGCGAAAGCGATCTGGAGCTGGCTGCGGAATCCATTACCGCATCGGCGTTCGGGTTCTCCGGCCAGAAATGTTCCGCGTGTTCCCGTGCCATCGTTCATAAAGATGTATATGATGAAGTGCTGCGCAAAGTGATTGAGCGGACGAAGAAGCTTACGATGGGCAGTCCGGTTGAAGCAGGAAGCCATGTGGGTCCCGTCATTGACGACAAGGCCTACGCCAAAATCAAGGAATATATCGAAGTGGGCAAACAAGAAGGACGATTGATGCTCGGCGGGGAAACAGGGGATGTCCAAGGTTATTTTATCGAGCCAACCATCATTGCCGATGTCGATCCGCTCGCCCGAATTGCGCAGGAGGAAATTTTTGGACCCGTGCTCGCCTTTATTAAGGCAAACACATTTGAAGAGTCGCTGCAAATAGCGAACAATACCGATTATGGCCTGACAGGTGCGGTTATCTCGCGTAATCGTGAACATCTGGAGCTGGCGCGGCGCGAGTTTTTTGCAGGCAATCTGTATTTCAACCGGAAATGCACGGGCGCATTGGTAGGCACCCATCCGTTCGGGGGATTCAATATGTCAGGGACGGATTCAAAAGCAGGCGGCAGAGATTATTTGCTGCTTTTCACGCAGGCGAAGCTGGTGTCGGAAAAATATTAAAAGGAACTGCGATTCGAACTATATAGGTTGAACTAGACATTTACACGATAACGGAGAGGGCAGAAAGAATCTGGAGAAGCGAAGCGGTCGCTTAAAAACTTTCTGAAAGAAAGCTGCATCGGAAGCATAAGCTTCACCGGATTTCCCTTTGAAAAAAGGGATCAAAAAAATCTGGGGATAACAGTGATCGGAAGATGGTTCTGACCACGTAGTGACTCCGTGTAAAAATCATCGGTTCAACTTATATAGAGCCGACATTGCTTTTATGTTACCATTTCCAGAACATGCAGCCTGATCATGATGCCAAAGCTGCCGAGCGGTGCTAAGGGGGAAAACGTATGTTAGGTGTTAAGTTGTTACAGGAACAGCGTTTTCGGCTGGCCATTACGCCTGAGATGAAACGGTCCTTTCATTTGCTGACGTTGTCCAATCAGGATTTGGTCCGTTATTTGCTGGATGCAGCGGATGCGAATCCGCTC contains the following coding sequences:
- a CDS encoding ATP-binding protein; the encoded protein is MENSDERRFDSHFDHDKRFVGRAKELKLLNRWFGDPGAPLTIFSVTGMGGIGKSSLLSEMLEISRDRGATAIWMDGRSCGPTPSIFLEYLSSTIGLEMMGSESEFGPLHVLTQASARNRLVIAVDNYEELALLEHWFMEVFVSKLPTSGVLIVLASRPEPVLTWKSHPRLQQLFVRMPLQHFTDEEITAYIAGAGLPNRSVEGKIARMTDGHPLGLALAVEAADQSRDVPLSEWTEMSHAISARLLLELTSPRLHPMIEVLTLLETANQEVLSAVLQSEVTTEEYHALRRMSFIRSGPNGLALHDMARIHLLRDFRQREPRRLQQMRVRIANLLRPLHEKARSHDQRQIARKMLLLCQESMLQHRQYADVSADALFTPMEVMRTEDLPALQRLMQHWTEYSVEPWQAPPYRPFLDELAERYPEGIVLMRDRSGDPISMFITVLVHRESSKLLMKYFPVEMQECFTPEELDCDPDETDTHYAVMVTAKNDVRGYTREELVGYMCLDRLSLLGDGTRVMLVATNPYLKLFLQSIGFQMRKTRSRVCDLYDQPADVMYLDFRNGRFGDWVMSLLNPETENGKFHQNAADEKRRAWSEADMRKLLSNLHSPADLQEYAAQMKDMKDGMQLQLHILDMLEGRKPGISDQDQRLLHAHYWTHAGNPTAAAEACSMSRATFYRHLRNALIRLARMI
- a CDS encoding proline dehydrogenase family protein, whose product is MSMGTEMYRKTLLTVAGNKTIERLSVKYGKRLASKFIAGSTLDEALEEIRILNNKGIMATLDHLGEGITRLSEAALYRDEYIRLVEGITRYRVNSNVSLKPTQMGLALDPEEGYRNIRAVAAEAKLHDLFVRIDMEDSPFTQATLDIVRRLHAEGLDNTGTVLQAYLHRSEQDTRDMIREGIKLRLVKGAYKEPAAVAYQNASEVMEQFKSMIRQHLDQGVYTAVASHDDQLISWTKQYAKDRAISPDAFEFQMLYGLRMNEQERLAREGYRVRCYVPYGTMWYPYYTRRLAEKPANLWMVVKNMFR
- a CDS encoding PD-(D/E)XK nuclease family protein, producing the protein MAQYPQWSYSQSRANMFDECLRKYYYHYYGAHNGWKTDQADDMTVRLYRLKQLSNLYLVFGDLVHRMCESAVRSRDEGRERPRVPFLEQTMRKLLNEAYLQSMDAEQWRQDPKNRVMLSEMYYGDDTLQERIGTIKERITACVNSLYDTLTWEDLARASTQILEIEKWDTMMLHDTRVYVKMDLLYRRGNGNIVIVDWKTGKEEDFSDQLLLYAAYVREHYRVPLEQIELRVEYLLNGTYKQYAATQEDLARAEEKVGRYIEEMKSCVADEYYNRPKDISFFTPMPSRRACRDCNFREVCSERVM
- a CDS encoding serine/threonine protein kinase, with the protein product MNQPDWFQAEKALQQIRVIGSDRNELVDIIGRAQGVRCIGTGTDAAVFAYDGLPQYAFKVYSDHALDKLDHEKKVYERLRGLPYFPTYYGSGPNMIVISHEAGPTLLECLEQGIPVPEQVMLDVDAARAAVRERGLNPRDIHLKNVLLQNGRAKVLDVSEYIQDGNDNRWEHLVWAYYNVYPRIEGTPISPRMLQTIKWAYNQLDQANIKLEDLSKKANRLFSRFLK
- the pruA gene encoding L-glutamate gamma-semialdehyde dehydrogenase, with the translated sequence MNIPFVNEPFTPFSIPANKEAFEQALRKVESELGKDYPLIIGGQKITSPRRLNSVNPAAKDQVVGTVYQADRELAERAVQTAAETFNRWKHTDPNERARYLYKAAAIMRRRKHEFSAWMVYEAGKTWPEADADTAEAIDFMEFYAREMQRLSEPQPLTRIAGEDNELSYIPLGVGVVIPPWNFPLAIMAGMTSAAFVSGNTVVLKPASTTPVIAAKFMELLAEAGVPDGVVNYLPGPGSEVGDYLVDHALTRFISFTGSKDVGLRINERAARTAPGQKWIKRVIAEMGGKDSIIVDGESDLELAAESITASAFGFSGQKCSACSRAIVHKDVYDEVLRKVIERTKKLTMGSPVEAGSHVGPVIDDKAYAKIKEYIEVGKQEGRLMLGGETGDVQGYFIEPTIIADVDPLARIAQEEIFGPVLAFIKANTFEESLQIANNTDYGLTGAVISRNREHLELARREFFAGNLYFNRKCTGALVGTHPFGGFNMSGTDSKAGGRDYLLLFTQAKLVSEKY
- a CDS encoding sigma 54-interacting transcriptional regulator, which codes for MKHLLPDLMSLLRTDLRKWDRDPSLPLPAIPSSANWAEVIACFNESPYLLIQDEGPPQGYIASADVLQHMLQAHRLLEAYLETTLETAGSALTLIDEEAKVAYWTSGAEHVFSIRKEDIVGQPAADFFPPERLQSLKTLYTGETVYRKQHQPRPDLFALINARPVVLDGCIVGAVAAEVDITTEIRLHQELLHMSSKVQHLEKTVARLRPDSDPFAGIKGSSPGLKQCLETIRKISTTSATVLILGESGTGKELFAKAIHDLREPQTAPFIAINCGAIPASLFESELFGYEKGAFSGADPKGKKGKIELADGGTLFLDEIGEMPLELQVKLLRVLQEKSYFPVGGTRMKQANCRIIAATNQNLLGMIANNQFREDLYYRLNVINLVIPPLRMRKEDIYELTRTFLQEFSLLYNRHIESLPSEVFKMLFSYDWPGNVRELRNVIERIAILTTDGEVRPEYLPESLTASMDPKPSTTEGSMPLRSMPARSSLHSAGAVRDTNQAGNEGLLFEVSPLAYKKQMDAYESDLLLQCLETVGGNKRMLAKRLGISRATLYNRMKRLGL
- the ald gene encoding alanine dehydrogenase, with amino-acid sequence MRIGIPKEIKNNENRVAITPAGAADFVRAGHQVVIEQGAGLGSGFTDGEYQAAGAVVTAQAKTVWAEADMILKVKEPLASEYEYFRPGLILFTYLHLAAEPELAAALVQSRVTALAYETLEVNGSLPLLTPMSEVAGRMAAQIGAQLLEKPKGGKGILLSGVPGVSRGKVTIIGGGTVGTNAAKIAIGLGADVAILDLNLNRLRQLDDIFGNQIQTLVSSPSNIAAAVAGTDLLICAVLIPGAKAPKLVTEQMVTAMAPGSVIVDVAIDQGGIVETIDHITTHDHPTYVKHGVVHYAVANMPGAVPRTSTVALTNATMPYALQLANQGAAAAIRGSSSIRSAVNALNGHITYEAVARDLGHAYVPPGQALQDGADVQ